One Motacilla alba alba isolate MOTALB_02 chromosome 15, Motacilla_alba_V1.0_pri, whole genome shotgun sequence DNA segment encodes these proteins:
- the LIF gene encoding leukemia inhibitory factor has product MKFVPAGVVPFVALLLLQRRPVAGRALLVTGSGCPSHGLCRSNVLEQTRRQVAVLNATAQELFSLYLKCQGEPFSSESDKLCNPAGIFFPAFRINRTSERKEVMVAMYKLFAFLNASLGNITRDQEE; this is encoded by the exons ATGAAGTTCGTGCCggcag GCGTCGTGCCCTTCgtggccctgctcctgctgcagcggCGGCCCGTGGCCGGCCGGGCGCTGCTGGTGACCGGCTCCGGCTGCCCCAGCCACGGCTTGTGCCGCTCCAACGTGCTGGAGCAGACCCGCAGGCAGGTGGCCGTGCTCAACGCCACCGCCCAGGAACTCTTCAGCCTCTAC ctgaaGTGCCAGGGAGAGCCGTTCAGCAGCGAGAGTGACAAGCTCTGCAACCCCGCCGGCATCTTCTTCCCCGCTTTCCGCATCAACCGCACGAGCGAGAGGAAGGAGGTGATGGTGGCCATGTACAAGCTCTTCGCCTTCCTCAACGCCTCGCTGGGCAACATCACGCGCGACCAGGAGGAG